From a single Thermothielavioides terrestris NRRL 8126 chromosome 3, complete sequence genomic region:
- a CDS encoding glycoside hydrolase family 28 protein (CAZy_ID 269733), producing the protein MKSVALLLSVAASLAAASAIAVEHEAHVRADASITLPRSAASNCNPHKQKDNWGNAVEKDRKRITIRASKNDRDDISDEFLSGIKRANNGGLLHLEKDKTYVIGKKLDLSFLKDVYVKIDGELKFTDNITYWQANNFFYSFQNSITFWVWGGRDIKIYGSGTINGNGQAWWDGFAGHEILDPNNAYYRPILFLTDNATNVEVRGIHMKDSPCWNNFFVRSKNVIFDDVYISAVSTNASSLPKNTDGFDSFNVDGLTVTNTRVNVGDDCFSPKPNTTNILVQNLWCNGTHGVSMGSIGQYAGVKDIISNALLQNITLLNGQNGARLKAWAGADVGYGYISNITYRDIHVENTDNPIVLDQCYFNVNQTECAAHPSRVNITDVRFINVHGTSSGKNGRVVADLTCSPGATCTGIYLQDINITSPAGSPPEIVCDGIQGGIGVPCVSASEA; encoded by the exons ATGAAGTCCGTTGCGCTGCTCCTCTCCGTTGCTGCCTCCCTGGCCGCGGCGTCAGCCATTGCCGTTGAGCACGAGGCCCACGTCCGCGCGGATGCTTCGATCACCCTGCCTCGCTCAGCGGCGTCGAACTGCAACCCTCACAAGCAGAAGGATAATTGGGGTAACGCTGTTGAAAAGGACCGCAAGCGGATCACGATCCGCGCGTCAAAGAACGACCGGGACGACATCAGCGACGAGTTCCTGTCGGGCATCAAGCGAGCAAAcaacggcggcctgctgcacctGGAGAAGGACAAGACCTATGTCATTGGCAAGAAGCTGGATCTGAGCTTCCTGAAGGACGTGTACGTCAAGATCGATGGCGAGTTGAAG TTCACCGACAACATCACGTACTGGCAGGCCAACAACTTCTTCTACTCGTTCCAGAACAGCATCACGTTCTGGGTTTGGGGCGGAAG GGACATCAAGATCTACGGCTCTGGCACAATAAATGGCAATGGTCAGGCGTGGTGGGACGGCTTCGCGGGGCACGAGATCCTCGACCCCAACAACGCGTACTACCGCCCGATCTTGTTCCTCACCGACAATGCCACCAACGTCGAGGTCAGGGGGATCCACATGAAGGACTCGCCCTGCTGGAACAACTTCTTCGTGCGATCCAAGAACGTCATCTTTGACGACGTGTACATCTCGGCCGTCTCGACCAACGCATCC TCCCTCCCCAAAAACACGGACGGCTTCGACTCGTTCAACGTCGACGGCCTCACCGTGACCAACACGCGCGTCAATGTGGGCGACGACTGCTTCTCGCCGAAGCCCAACACGACCAACATCCTGGTGCAGAACCTGTGGTGCAACGGCACGCACGGCGTCAGCATGGGCAGCATCGGGCAGTACGCGGGGGTCAAGGACATCATCTCGAacgcgctgctgcagaacATCACGCTGCTGAACGGGCAGAACGGGGCACGGCTGAAGGCGTGGGCGGGCGCCGACGTCGGGTACGGGTACATCTCCAACATCACGTACCGGGACATCCACGTGGAGAACACGGACAACCCGATCGTGCTGGACCAGTGCTACTTCAACGTCAACCAGACGGAGTGCGCGGCGCACCCGAGCCGCGTCAACATCACCGACGTGCGCTTCATCAACGTGCacggcaccagcagcggcaagaacggccgcgtcgtcgccgacctgACCTGCAGCCCCGGCGCCACCTGCACCGGCATCTACCTGCAGGACATCAACATCACGAGCCCCGCGGGCAGCCCGCCCGAGATCGTGTGCGACGGCATCCAGGGGGGCATCGGCGTTCCCTGCGTCTCGGCCAGCGAGGCTTAG
- a CDS encoding glycoside hydrolase family 61 protein: MKLSVAIAVLASALAEAHYTFPSIGNTADWQYVRITTNYQSNGPVTDVTSDQIRCYERNPGTGAQGIYNVTAGQTINYNAKASISHPGPMSFYIAKVPAGQTAATWDGKGAVWTKIYQDMPKFGSSLTWPTMGAKSVPVTIPRCLQNGDYLLRAEHIALHSASSVGGAQFYLSCAQLTVSGGSGTWNPKNRVSFPGAYKATDPGILINIYYPVPTSYSPPGPPAETC, encoded by the exons ATGAAGCTGAGCGTTGCcatcgccgtgctggcgTCGGCTCTTGCCGAGGCTCACT ACACCTTCCCCAGCATCGGAAACACCGCTGACTGGCAGTATGTGCGGATTACAACGAACTACCAGAGCAACGGGCCGGTGACGGACGTCACCTCGGATCAAATTCGGTGCTACGAACGGAACCCAGGCACGGGAGCGCAGGGCATATACAACGTCACCGCCGGCCAGACCATCAACTACAACGCGAAGGCGTCCATCTCCCACCCGGGGCCCATGTCCTTCTACATTGCTAAGGTTCCCGCCGGCCAAACCGCTGCGACCTGGGACGGTAAGGGGGCTGTGTGGACCAAGATCTACCAGGACATGCCCAAGTTCGGCAGCAGCCTGACCTGGCCCACCATGG GCGCCAAGTCTGTCCCCGTCACCATCCCTCGTTGCCTCCAGAACGGCGATTACCTTCTGCGAGCCGAGCACATCGCTCTACACAGCGCGAGCAGCGTCGGTGGCGCCCAGTTCTACCTCTCGTGCGCCCAGCTTACTgtcagcggcggcagtggcacCTGGAACCCCAAGAACCGGGTCTCCTTCCCCGGCGCTTACAAGGCAACAGACCCGGGCATCTTGATCAACATCTACTACCCCGTGCCGACCAGCTActcgccgcccggcccgccggctGAGACGTGCTAA
- a CDS encoding glycoside hydrolase family 79 protein (CAZy_ID 269954), whose protein sequence is MTSHIPSSSHVPSKAGTGGYSYATLDPAPVGISFEFFAFPSYFTNVTATNQCLSNWKDLTGVWPPIRIGGTTQDRASFDASSSAYVVYSVPSPADAPSTLTFGPKFMTLAGTYPGSVVVGLNRGKNNIDNTIAAAKVAVTEVKNLLAIELGNEPEYYKNDGQPIAAGTWTPATDAASQISWNIRVGRALGKTNIIQAGNWNDAPPKWGAAELIAQENATAEQYVRHYAHHNYPGGTVQKLQSHAQIASNIHTLFDADVAAARAVGKEYVLGETNSVSGGGAASVSPTFGAALWTLDYTLRAVSSNISRVYFHHGTVGNCQYCFWGRYSMGAPYHGATAAVALLAGARTVAALDAGSTATNYAAYASFDAQGRPLRALLYNSDYYAGSGARSSQRFTLTGLGAVLGGGGGGSVRAKRLTASSALARVDRGDRILFGGQYWENGTCLVAGEETFETVDVVDGQATFDVKATEALLVYLQ, encoded by the exons ATGACTTCACATATCCCATCTTCGTCTCACG TCCCCAGCAAGGCCGGCACGGGAGGTTACTCTTATGCAACCCTCGACCCAGCCCCAGTCGGCATCTCTTTCGAGTTCTTCGCCTTCCCATCCTACTTCACCAATGTGACGGCCACGAATCAGTGCCTCTCGAACTGGAAAGACCTGACTGGAGTGTGGCCCCCGATCCGAATTGGCGGCACCACCCAGGATCGGGCATCCTTCGacgcctccagctcggcctaCGTCGTGTACTCGGTGCCCAGCCCTGCCGACGCCCCCTCGACCCTGACGTTCGGGCCAAAGTTCATGACGCTCGCAGGGACGTATCCTGGGAGCGTCGTGGTCGGTCTGAACAGGGGCAAGAACAACATCGACAACACCATCGCAGCCGCCAAAGTGGCCGTGACCGAAGTCAAGAACCTTCTGGCCATTGAGCTCGGCAATGAGCCGGAGT ACTACAAGAACGACGGACAGCCCATCGCCGCGGGGACCTGGACGCCGGCCACAGACGCAGCCTCCCAAATCAGCTGGAACAtccgcgtcggccgcgcgctTGGCAAGACCAACATCATCCAGGCGGGCAACTGGAACGATGCGCCGCCGAAGTGGGGAGCCGCGGAGCTGATCGCTCAGGAAAACGCGACGGCAGAGCAGTACGTGAGGCACTACGCACACCACAACTACCCCGGCGGCACGGTGCAGAAGCTGCAATCGCACGCGCAGATCGCCAGCAACATCCACACGCTGttcgacgccgacgtcgcggccgcgAGGGCAGTCGGCAAAGAATACGTCCTAGGCGAGACCAACTCAG tctcgggcggcggcgccgcctctGTCTCGCCGACCTTCGGCGCGGCGCTATGGACACTCGACTACACGCTGCGCGCGGTCTCGTCCAACATCTCGCGCGTCTACTTCCACCACGGCACGGTAGGCAACTGCCAGTACTGCTTCTGGGGCCGGTACAGCATGGGGGCGCCGTACCacggggcgacggcggcggtggcgctgctggcgggggcgcggacggtggcggcgctcgaCGCGGGCTCGACCGCCACCAACTACGCGGCGTACGCGAGCTTCGACGCGCAGGGCCGGccgctgcgcgcgctgctgTACAATTCGGATTACTatgccggcagcggcgcccgGAGCAGTCAGCGGTTTACGCTGACGGGGTTGGGGGCTGTcctgggaggaggaggaggaggttcGGTGCGCGCCAAGAGATTGACCGCTAGCAGCGCCCTCGCGAGGGTTGATCGCGGGGATCGGATTCTGTTCGGCGGGCAGTACTGGGAGAATGGGACGTGTCTGGTGGCGGGGGAGGAGACGTTCGAGACAGTGGACGTGGTGGACGGGCAGGCGACGTTTGACGTCAAGGCCAcggaggcgctgctggtctATCTGCAGTGA